A window of the Schlesneria paludicola DSM 18645 genome harbors these coding sequences:
- a CDS encoding sensor histidine kinase, whose amino-acid sequence MKETSPIARSRFASGFDSAALSWRRFVDFSRSLRFRLTVWNTLVVLLTVIIALIVVREGLRHYLLIEIDTVLDDEVQEILLTVEKLYPDRDQVEAFLRRKDQAHLVHGWHIRWLDEDGVTTLWKSELAPDQPLSKLAKKTNGRNVLVSETHRSVEREIDSPGIPNYRIRVGTLVAFVDEDVGRLTRVLAPVGLAILLLAPVGGLLLAERAVEPLQRLIQTTERLRPSHLEERLELRGVGDELDQLASKINEFLDEIADHLQKNRDFVANAAHDLRSPLAAIQSLVEVTVEKPRSVEEYEDLLFQINDEVHYLGQLVNQLLQLAETESTASDMPMEPVRLSEVVARTVEMFEPVAEERGVDLKFDLLEDLVVTGVPRQLRQVLTNLVDNAVKFSVKGGVVTVTLGRDNKPGFGLLTVCDTGLGIPAESVSRVFDRFYQVEKARQRFGEKRGNGLGLSICQSIVHAHSGSISVVSELGKGSTFSMSLPLSSGT is encoded by the coding sequence ATGAAGGAAACTAGTCCAATCGCGCGGTCCAGGTTCGCCAGCGGATTTGATTCCGCGGCTTTGTCCTGGCGGCGTTTTGTTGATTTCAGCCGGTCACTGCGATTTCGCCTAACCGTGTGGAATACGCTTGTCGTACTCCTCACGGTGATCATCGCCCTGATCGTCGTTCGTGAAGGTCTCAGGCACTATCTTCTGATTGAGATCGACACGGTCTTGGATGATGAGGTCCAGGAAATTCTCTTGACGGTCGAAAAGCTGTACCCCGATCGCGATCAGGTCGAGGCATTTCTCAGACGCAAGGACCAAGCGCATCTCGTACATGGATGGCACATCCGCTGGCTCGACGAAGATGGCGTCACCACGCTGTGGAAGAGCGAGCTTGCTCCCGATCAACCCCTCTCGAAGCTGGCGAAGAAAACCAACGGTCGCAATGTTCTAGTTTCAGAGACGCATCGCTCGGTCGAGCGTGAAATTGATAGCCCCGGTATTCCCAACTATCGCATCCGAGTGGGAACCCTGGTGGCATTTGTCGATGAAGATGTCGGTCGACTGACGCGCGTTCTCGCGCCGGTCGGGCTGGCGATTCTGTTGCTGGCGCCTGTCGGCGGACTGCTGCTGGCCGAACGCGCCGTCGAGCCACTTCAGCGGTTGATTCAAACGACCGAACGACTACGTCCCAGCCATCTCGAAGAGCGCCTTGAGCTGCGCGGAGTTGGTGATGAACTCGATCAGCTCGCCTCCAAGATCAACGAGTTTCTGGACGAGATTGCCGATCATCTGCAGAAAAATCGTGACTTTGTGGCCAATGCGGCGCACGACCTGCGATCGCCACTCGCTGCGATTCAGAGCCTGGTGGAGGTCACCGTCGAAAAGCCACGTTCCGTCGAAGAGTACGAAGATTTGCTGTTCCAGATTAACGACGAAGTGCATTATCTGGGACAGTTGGTGAACCAGTTGCTGCAACTGGCCGAGACCGAGTCGACCGCGTCGGACATGCCGATGGAACCGGTGAGGCTGTCGGAAGTCGTCGCACGTACGGTGGAGATGTTTGAGCCCGTCGCCGAAGAACGCGGGGTCGATCTGAAGTTTGATCTGCTCGAAGATCTCGTCGTGACAGGCGTTCCGAGACAGTTACGTCAGGTGCTCACGAACCTCGTAGATAATGCCGTTAAGTTTTCTGTTAAAGGGGGCGTTGTGACAGTGACACTTGGGCGTGACAATAAGCCCGGGTTTGGCCTGTTAACCGTCTGTGATACAGGGTTGGGGATCCCTGCCGAATCCGTCAGTCGGGTATTTGATCGCTTCTACCAGGTCGAAAAGGCCCGCCAGCGTTTCGGGGAAAAACGCGGCAATGGATTGGGGTTGAGTATCTGCCAGTCCATCGTGCATGCTCATAGTGGATCGATCAGCGTGGTGAGCGAACTTGGCAAGGGTTCGACGTTCTCCATGTCGCTTCCTCTGTCCTCAGGCACGTAA